CAATCTTGAATCCAAATTTAAGAGCCGCGCACCGTTTCTGGCGCGTGATGAAGAAGGGTGGGAGTCGCTCGTTGTGAACGGCCGGCCGTCTCCCGTCAGTCGTGGGTTAGGCGTCGCCTCAGCGTATGGGAAACCAACCGAGGTCGCATTCTCGAAAGAGTTTGGCTACATGGACGGCCCGGCGGGCGCCTATGATCCACATGCACGCGTGAAACTGCTCGACGAGGATGGTATCGATGCGGCAGTGCTCTATCCCACACTTGGATTGATATGGGAAGGTGAAGTCGACGACCCTGAACTCGCGGCAGCAATTTGTCGTGTTTACAATGACTGGATCATCGATTTTTGTCGCCCTTATCCAACGCGACTGTATCCGGTCGCACACATTTCTTTGATGGATGTGAACCGTGCGGTGGCTGAACTGCAGCGCACAGCAAAGATGGGCATCAAAGGCGTAATGCTCACCCCCTGGCCAACCAACCACAGGAGCTACGGCGATCCCTACTACGATCCGTTCTGGCAAGTTGCCCAAGAGCTGAACATTCCGGTCGGTCTCCACGTCATTGCCCGACCGCAGTATCATGGGAACGAGTGGTACAAGAACCCCACGTTTCACGGCTCGTCATTCTACTTCCTGTCGGTCACACTCGGCTTTGATATTCAGGCATCGTTCGTGAGTTTTTTCGAAGGTGGTACGCTGGAGCGGTTTCCCAACCTCAAACTGCTAACGCTTGAGGTTGGCGCTGGTTGGCTGCCCCATTTTATCGAACGCATGGACAGCAAATGGGAACACATCGGACCTCTCACATCCTGTAAGCGTCCGCCTAGTGAATACTTCCGCCGTCAAGTCTGGATCGGTGCGGATGTTGACGAAACCCTGATCCCGGTGGCCAGTGCACAGTGGGGTTCAGAAAAGTTCTTCTGGTCCACCGATTTCCCGCACTTCGATGGTTTCACCAAACCTCTAGATCGACTCAAGAAGAGCATCGTCGATATGCCCAAGAAAGATCAACAGAACATTCTTGGCGATAACGCAGCCCGCGCGTACAATCTGTAGAAGGGCTATCGGAGAAGTCACTAGGAGTGCCATTGCGAGCGAAACGAAGCAATCTCTACCTTACGTTTTAGCTGATGCTGGGATTGCTTCGTCGCCTGCAGCTCCTCGCAATGACGTTCTCACATTCTCCTTATCTCCCTGTCTCCGATTCATCTTTTCAGATAGTTATCTCCCCCACGGCTCCAATTCGACCTGCAACGCATTGAGGTTCCGCGCCATCATATTCCAGAAGGACGTAGCCGCGGTCAGCTCAATCGCATTCTTCTGACCAATCAATTTCTCCACGCTCTTAAAGAGGTCGTCCTCGACACGCCCCTTCTGGGTGAGTTCGTCGGCATAGCAGAGAATCAGCTTGTCATTGTCAGTGAACAACGAGCTGGTTTGATACGAGCCGACATTGTCGATTTGCTCCTGTGTCAACCCACACTGCTTGGCAATGCCAATATGGCGGACGAAACCATACTCGCAGTTAAGCCGCTTCATCAGAATGAGAACTGCTAACTCGCGTTGACGTGGGTCAAGCGACGAATCGTTCATGAAATAATCAGCCAACGGGAACACGCGCGACGCCAGTTTCGGACTATTCGATAATGCTTTGACCACATTCGGGACTTGCTTCACCGGAAAACGCTTCACGAAGTTATCGTACAGCTGCTGCCCCTCACCGCTCAGATTTTCCTTTTCGACATAAGGAACTCGTGCCATTGATATTTCCCTCCTTTTTCTTTCACCTCCTTTTCCTCTACCGCGCTTCTTTTTCGCTGGCAAGGGAAAGATATTTAGCGCAGTCAGCGTCTCGAACCTTCACCATCCTTGCGTTAACATGTCTTTTTATGAGGACTCAAGATTTTAGTACGCTCCTTGCCCAAGGTGAGAATCTGCATGTCGAGTTCAAACAATGGCCGGTACAGCCGGATGATCTCGCTGCTGCGATCGTCGCCTTTGCCAATACGGATGGTGGGCAACTTATCCTTGGTGTTGATGATCATGGTCAAGTCATCGGCATTGCTGAAAGCGATCGTGATCACATCGCACAGACTGTCGATAACGTCGCGTTCCACAACATTCACCCGCCAGCCACTGTCGTCCTCGAAACGACAACTGATATACAAAGTCGAGTGGTGTTAGTCGCGCGGATCCCGAAAGGCAGTCAGCGTCCCTATCGCACTAATCGTGGAGTCTATTACATTCGCACCGCCTCTGGTCGCAGGCAAGCATCGCGAGAAGAACTGTTACGACTCTTCCAAGCCAGTGAAAGTCTGTATTACGACGAGACACCAGTCCTCTCGACCTCACAGACTGACATCGAGTCCCAAGCACAGGCGGACATACTCGAACTCGCCAGACAACGAGGCGTAGATGTCGCCGCGATTGATCAACAGCGGTTGTTCCGCAACTGGAAGCTCTTGGCACAAAGTGAAGGACAGGTTTCGCTGACCG
This portion of the Deltaproteobacteria bacterium genome encodes:
- a CDS encoding carboxymuconolactone decarboxylase family protein, whose translation is MARVPYVEKENLSGEGQQLYDNFVKRFPVKQVPNVVKALSNSPKLASRVFPLADYFMNDSSLDPRQRELAVLILMKRLNCEYGFVRHIGIAKQCGLTQEQIDNVGSYQTSSLFTDNDKLILCYADELTQKGRVEDDLFKSVEKLIGQKNAIELTAATSFWNMMARNLNALQVELEPWGR
- a CDS encoding amidohydrolase → MQLGRIIDSDGHVLEPPDLWKNNLESKFKSRAPFLARDEEGWESLVVNGRPSPVSRGLGVASAYGKPTEVAFSKEFGYMDGPAGAYDPHARVKLLDEDGIDAAVLYPTLGLIWEGEVDDPELAAAICRVYNDWIIDFCRPYPTRLYPVAHISLMDVNRAVAELQRTAKMGIKGVMLTPWPTNHRSYGDPYYDPFWQVAQELNIPVGLHVIARPQYHGNEWYKNPTFHGSSFYFLSVTLGFDIQASFVSFFEGGTLERFPNLKLLTLEVGAGWLPHFIERMDSKWEHIGPLTSCKRPPSEYFRRQVWIGADVDETLIPVASAQWGSEKFFWSTDFPHFDGFTKPLDRLKKSIVDMPKKDQQNILGDNAARAYNL